One Deltaproteobacteria bacterium genomic region harbors:
- a CDS encoding transposase has translation MPRLARLDAPGVFHHVMIRGIERRDIFWNEADREDFLGRLSTLLPETGTACLGWALLSNHAHLLFRTGNAPLSKLMRRLLTGYVLGFNRRHQRNGQLFQNRFKSIVCQENMYLKELVRYVHLNPIRAGLVSDLEELNTYPYCGHSALSGNRERPWQNVDYVLGWFGDEVDAAGKAYQLYMKEGLPQGRREDLAGGGLIRSLGGWSEVKRLRSEGRSHTMSDQRILGDSDFVESILSGAGEKVERRYELKALGYDLNRIAEKAARLYGMELHEVFSKGRQDRKVKARSLVCYWAVRELGMSMSDLARKFGMSISGVGYAVNRGERISHEYSGQLMD, from the coding sequence ATGCCGAGATTGGCTCGCCTTGACGCTCCCGGCGTGTTCCATCACGTTATGATCCGCGGGATAGAGCGTCGAGACATATTTTGGAACGAAGCGGACCGGGAAGACTTCCTGGGCCGCCTGAGTACGCTGCTGCCGGAAACGGGGACAGCTTGTTTAGGATGGGCGCTGCTCTCGAATCATGCTCATTTGCTGTTCCGAACCGGCAACGCGCCATTGTCCAAGTTAATGAGGAGGCTTTTGACCGGATATGTTTTGGGTTTTAACAGGAGACACCAACGAAACGGACAACTTTTTCAAAACCGCTTCAAATCGATCGTGTGTCAGGAAAACATGTATTTGAAAGAGTTGGTTCGGTACGTCCATCTGAACCCCATCAGAGCGGGCCTGGTCTCAGATCTTGAAGAGCTGAATACGTATCCCTATTGCGGTCACAGCGCTTTATCGGGGAATAGGGAAAGACCGTGGCAAAATGTAGATTATGTGCTGGGCTGGTTTGGCGATGAGGTCGATGCCGCCGGGAAGGCCTATCAACTTTATATGAAGGAAGGGCTTCCGCAAGGCCGTCGGGAGGATCTGGCGGGGGGCGGATTGATCCGCAGTCTCGGCGGCTGGTCGGAAGTGAAACGACTTCGATCGGAAGGCCGGAGCCATACAATGAGCGATCAACGGATATTGGGGGATTCCGATTTTGTCGAATCCATACTTTCAGGAGCAGGGGAAAAGGTCGAACGGCGTTACGAATTGAAGGCCTTAGGCTACGACTTGAACCGCATCGCAGAAAAGGCGGCCCGACTGTATGGAATGGAACTTCATGAGGTTTTTTCCAAGGGACGCCAGGATCGGAAAGTGAAGGCGAGGAGCCTGGTCTGTTATTGGGCTGTGAGAGAATTGGGGATGTCGATGTCGGATTTGGCGCGGAAGTTTGGAATGAGTATCTCGGGGGTCGGCTATGCGGTCAATAGAGGGGAACGCATTTCCCATGAATATTCAGGCCAATTGATGGATTGA
- a CDS encoding EF-hand domain-containing protein, translated as MISGIEGLSDYSQMSLMRSRTRNPFEKLDSDGDGSLDKVEISSMAEKLAQKTGESVDADEIVSKLDTDGDGLVSQEEFEAGRPEGPPPGMMGGGPMGSETKSLLSEMGDSEEDDSYDSVAFLDANGDGVVDADEARSGISRLILEYGSLMNGAYQQAGGNERQLNLFV; from the coding sequence ATGATAAGCGGAATAGAAGGTTTATCGGATTACTCACAGATGTCCCTCATGCGGAGCCGGACGAGAAATCCTTTCGAAAAACTGGACTCGGATGGGGACGGCTCGTTGGACAAGGTCGAGATCAGTTCAATGGCGGAAAAACTGGCGCAAAAAACGGGTGAATCGGTGGATGCCGATGAGATCGTTTCCAAGCTGGATACGGACGGTGACGGCCTGGTCAGCCAGGAAGAGTTTGAAGCAGGACGCCCCGAAGGTCCCCCGCCGGGAATGATGGGCGGCGGCCCGATGGGAAGCGAAACTAAGAGTCTCCTAAGCGAAATGGGCGACTCGGAAGAGGATGATTCCTACGATTCAGTTGCCTTTCTCGATGCAAACGGTGACGGCGTCGTAGATGCCGATGAGGCCAGGTCGGGAATATCCAGGCTGATCCTGGAGTATGGGAGCCTGATGAACGGCGCGTATCAACAGGCCGGAGGAAACGAGCGTCAACTCAACTTATTTGTGTGA